In Helianthus annuus cultivar XRQ/B chromosome 9, HanXRQr2.0-SUNRISE, whole genome shotgun sequence, the following are encoded in one genomic region:
- the LOC110875868 gene encoding uncharacterized protein LOC110875868, which yields MRQRRWIELLNDYDCEYKYHPGKANVVADALSRKERVRTLRVRALEMTIHTDLTTRIRDAQQEALKEEHLETDSLQGMEKQLVPKEGGTLYVAGRIWVPLFGGLRDLIFEEAHRSKYSIHPGSDKMLTKSAHFLPIREKDSTEKLAEIYLREILALHGVPISIISDRDGRFIS from the exons atgcgtcagcGACGCTGGATTGAATTgctgaacgactatgattgtgaataTAAGTACCATCcgggaaaggcaaacgttgtagcagacgccttAAGCCGTAAGGAACGGGTTAGAACTTTGAGAGTTCGAGCCTTAGAGATGACAATTCACACGGATCTTACCACAAGAATCCGTGATGCACAACAAGAGGCACTTAAAGAAGAACATCTTGAAACAGATTCACTTCAAGGCATGGAAAAACAGTTAGTGCCAAAGGAGGGTGGAACTTTGTACGTTGCAGGAAGAATTTGGGTCCCACTATTTGGAGGCCTTCGAGATCTCATTTTTGAGGAAGCACATAGGTCAAAGTACTCGAtccatcctggatcagataaaat gttgacaaagtccgcacacttcttaCCGATTCGGGAGAAGGATAGTACAGAGAAACTGGCGGAAATCTATCTCAGAGAAATATTGGCTcttcatggagtgcctatttcaatcATCTCAGACCGAGATGGTCGCTTCATTTCATGA